Proteins encoded in a region of the Strix uralensis isolate ZFMK-TIS-50842 chromosome Z, bStrUra1, whole genome shotgun sequence genome:
- the NAIP gene encoding LOW QUALITY PROTEIN: baculoviral IAP repeat-containing protein 1 (The sequence of the model RefSeq protein was modified relative to this genomic sequence to represent the inferred CDS: inserted 2 bases in 1 codon; substituted 2 bases at 2 genomic stop codons): MRKIRKYAQPLLSIAEFPLSSTGYVLKKLFYDIDLVEKLLFQLVLEKSMQTILKTPLFMVSLTAYWVQLPKHNIISYKAIFKAXHLLCHSLKYMKKETXILAMFFSCGELALTSLSKPSFDFTECDLSEAGVDGDEAVRLGLLSKFTAQRLHSAYKFFHPLFQEFVAGRRLSELLVSDETEKLERGLQYLQQVNTFRKAAECYSFLLVYTCSFSSKAVPKTISYLFKLIDCKDSLESXSENDEHMQNHSDLPVRMFFIDQLNFIDPKLLLPVFIQYLPDSDSSVVYESNTVTLCAPIIFQFLRSKGIF, from the exons ATGAGAAAAATTCGCAAATATGCACAACCACTTTTAAGCATTGCAGAATTCCCTCTGTCCAGCACTGGGTATGTACTAAAGAAACTGTTCTACGATATTGACCTTGTGGAGAAGCTTCTCTTTCAGCTGGTGCTTGAAAAGTCTATGCAGACCATTCTAAAGACACCACTTTTTATGGTGTCTCTCACTGCATATTGGGTACAGCTCCCAAAGCATAACATAATCAGTTATAAGGCTATTTTTAAAGCCTAACACCTGCTCTGTCACTCACTAAAATACATGAAGAAAGAAAC TATACTGGCTATGTTTTTCTCATGTGGTGAGCTTGCCTTAACCAGTCTTTCTAAGCCATCCTTTGACTTCACTGAGTGTGATCTCTCTGAAGCAGGAGTTGATGGAGATGAAGCTGTTAGGCTGGGTTTACTGAGCAAATTTACTGCCCAAAGACTTCATTCAGCTTATAAATTCTTTCACCCCTTGTTCCAGGAGTTTGTTGCAGGGAGAAGACTGAGTGAGCTCCTGGTTtctgatgaaacagaaaaactggAGCGAGGGCTTCAGTACTTGCAGCAAGTCAACACATTTAGAAAAGCTGCTGAGTGCTATAGTTTTTTATTGGTCTACACTTGCAGCTTTTCTTCCAAAGCAGTCCCCAAAACTATATCctatttatttaaattgattGACTGCAAGGATTCATTGGAAAGCTAGTCAGAAAATGATGAACATATGCAGAACCATTCAGACCTTCCAGTAAGAATGTTCTTCATTGACCAGTTAAATTTTATTGATCCAAAACTGCTTCTTCCAGTTTTCATTCAGTATTTACCGGACTCTGATAGTTCTGTAGTTTATGAGAGTAATACTGTTACTCTGTGTGCCCCAATAATTTTTCAGTTCCTAAGAAGCAAAGGTATTTTTTAA